The genomic segment AGTGCAGATCTGCGCTGCCGTCTTCCTGAGGCGGCGTGCCCACCGCGATGAAAATGACCTCGCTTCCCAGCACGGCGCTCTGCATATCCGAAGTAAACCGCAGCCTGCCCTGGCTCATATTCTTATCCAGAAGCTCTTTGAGCCCCGGCTCATAGATGGGCAAAATGCCCTGGCGCAGCCGCTCTATTTTCTGCACATCCACATCCATGCACACGGCCTGCATGCCAAATTCAGCCAGAATCACGCCCTGAACCAGGCCGACATAGCCCGTTCCAATCACTGCAATATTTTTCATCGCTTCTCCAATCCGGTTTTCATGCTGGGAAGTCTCCCTCTGCGCCTTTCCTGGCTATTCCTGCTGCTCCCAAAGCGAGCAGATGTTTTCCCTCATTCTATCCCAGGAGTAGCGGGCAGCCTCCTGCCGAATATTTTCCGCAAACGCTTCCGCTTTTTGCTCTTCAAAAAAGCGCACCACAGCTTCTGCCAGCGCTTTGGGATCTCTCGGCGGCACGAGATAGCCCGTTTTTTCATGCAAAACGACATCCGGCAGTCCGCCTACATTCGTCGCCACCACCGGCCGTTCAAACCCATACGCGATTTGCGCAATGCCGCTCTGCGTCGCAGATTCATAGGGCAGAACCACGAGATCGCTGGCCGCAAAATACTGCTCCACTTCCTGATCCGGGATATATCCATCGCAAATCGTGAGGAATTGCTCTGCATTATTTTGCGCAATCAGCTCCAGATATTCCTGCTTGTCCTTGCCAAAATCCCCGACGATAAGCAAGTGCACCTTTGGCAGGCGCTTTGCAATCCCCGGCAGCGCGGCGATGAGATGCTTCAGCCCTTTATACTCCCGCACAAACCCGAAGAACAGCAAAACCTGCTCCTGCCCGCCAAGCCCCAGTTTTTGCCTTGCCTCTTCCTGCGTTAAGTTCTGGAACTGGAAGGCATCGTAGGTTGGGTGCACTGCTTCGCAAACCGCCGCATCCCGGCGTATGGAGCGCAAATCTGCCGCATCTGTTTTGGAATGGGTGATGAAAAAATCGCCTTTTTTGAGCACCATTTTGGTCAGCGTCCGATCCATCGGAAAGCGCTCGTGCGGGAAGACATTATGGCAGATAAACAGCGTCTTTACGCCCCCTCGCCTCAGCTTGCGCAGCAGGCTCCGGTAGCAGGGCGCAAAATAGGGATGCCACCACTGGAAAATGACCAAATCCGGCTTTCGAGCCAAAATCTCCCTGGCGCATTTGCCCCAGCTAAACGGGTTGGCCGTATGCAAAATGTACTTGGTATCCTGCACTTCAAAGGAGTTATTCTCAAAATCCTTCTGCTCTTTGCGGAAGAGAATTTTGGGATACTGCACCTCGAACGAGATCATCTGCGTCTCGAACTGCCCTCTCAGGCTTTTGCATAGAAGCCCGGTATAGTGCGCGATTCCCCCTTTATACGGGTAAACCGGCCCAACGACGGCGATGCGCCTTAGCTCTCTGTTCAACGCGAATTCTCCTTGGGTGTATTTTTTTGCGCGTCATACTCCAGCTTTTTAATCCGGTAAAGCGCTTCGTCCAGCACTTTGCGGTTGGTTGAAATCATATCTGCCAGCATACCGAAAACCGCCAGCACCACAGAAACCATGATAAAAATAGATGCAAAAATCAGCGACTGCACATGCCCGGTGGCTGTGCCGCAGAAAAAGAAATACAGATAGCGGACTGCCGGAATCAGGCCGATGATCAGGCTGATCAGCGCCATGCCAAGAAACATTTTCAGCGGCTTTTTGGAGGTATAGACCCGGATAATCGTTCCGGCCGAACGCTTGATATAGCCCCACATGCTCTTAAACAGGCGCGACTCTCTCAGCTTTTCGTTTGTGCGGATCTTGACGTTCGCCAGCCCCAGCTTCTTGTTGCCTGCATCGATGATCGTCTCCAGCGTATAGGTGTATTCGCTGGTAACGTTGACTTTCATGGCTGCATCCCGGCAATAGGCGCGAAAACCGCTGGTCGTATCCGTAACTTTGCTGCCCGATGCCTTGCGCACCACGCTGCTGCCCGCCTTTTGCAGCTTCTTTTTGAGGCTGGAGAAATGCTCGATGCTGTCCGTATCCCGATCGCCGATGACCATCTCGGCTTTTCCCTCCAGAATCGGCTGTACCAGCGCCGGAATATCCCCGCCGTAATACTGGTTGTCGCCGTCTGTATTGACGATGATATCAGCGCCCAGCCGCAGGCAGGCGTCCAGCCCGGCCATAAAACCCTTGGCCAGCCCGCGGTTGTTGGGGAACCGCACGATATGGTCCACGCCCAGCTCTTTTGCCACTTCCACCGTCCGATCCGTGCTCCCGTCGTCGATAATGAGCGTCTCGATCTCGTCGATTCCATCAATTTGCTTTGGCAAATCGGCAAAAACCGCGGGCAGCGTTTGCTCTTCATTATAGCAGGGGATCTGTATGATTAACTTCATAGAATTGCCTTTCCTCAAAAAACTACAAAATATACTAGAATAAATTATAGTACAATATTTACTTTTTCGCAACAACAAAGACGCATGCGCTTTTCCGGCCCTGCCCGGCCTCAAAGTATCCTTCAGAAAGAATCTATGGCGTTCAGAGACAGCCCACTCAATTTCTGAGATTTTGCCAAAAGCGCGCCTAAATCAGCTTCGGCTTTCTTTCGCCGCCGGCTGTCTCGTCGCGCCCGCTTCCTGCTCAATGCAGGAATTCCTTTACAATAAAAAAGCGGCGC from the Christensenellaceae bacterium 44-20 genome contains:
- a CDS encoding glycosyltransferase — protein: MNRELRRIAVVGPVYPYKGGIAHYTGLLCKSLRGQFETQMISFEVQYPKILFRKEQKDFENNSFEVQDTKYILHTANPFSWGKCAREILARKPDLVIFQWWHPYFAPCYRSLLRKLRRGGVKTLFICHNVFPHERFPMDRTLTKMVLKKGDFFITHSKTDAADLRSIRRDAAVCEAVHPTYDAFQFQNLTQEEARQKLGLGGQEQVLLFFGFVREYKGLKHLIAALPGIAKRLPKVHLLIVGDFGKDKQEYLELIAQNNAEQFLTICDGYIPDQEVEQYFAASDLVVLPYESATQSGIAQIAYGFERPVVATNVGGLPDVVLHEKTGYLVPPRDPKALAEAVVRFFEEQKAEAFAENIRQEAARYSWDRMRENICSLWEQQE
- a CDS encoding glycosyltransferase family 2 protein, which codes for MKLIIQIPCYNEEQTLPAVFADLPKQIDGIDEIETLIIDDGSTDRTVEVAKELGVDHIVRFPNNRGLAKGFMAGLDACLRLGADIIVNTDGDNQYYGGDIPALVQPILEGKAEMVIGDRDTDSIEHFSSLKKKLQKAGSSVVRKASGSKVTDTTSGFRAYCRDAAMKVNVTSEYTYTLETIIDAGNKKLGLANVKIRTNEKLRESRLFKSMWGYIKRSAGTIIRVYTSKKPLKMFLGMALISLIIGLIPAVRYLYFFFCGTATGHVQSLIFASIFIMVSVVLAVFGMLADMISTNRKVLDEALYRIKKLEYDAQKNTPKENSR